The following coding sequences lie in one Silene latifolia isolate original U9 population chromosome 5, ASM4854445v1, whole genome shotgun sequence genomic window:
- the LOC141655402 gene encoding uncharacterized protein LOC141655402: protein MGTIPHVQRLLDSCVTQHTFSISKAYELFRKKYHIQPVFKAIHTGTMIPRHQIITMLAVQGKLATVDQIIARGFHWVNRCYLCKEAAEDAQHLFFQCSYTKELLQELKLWVKMNTPCCDLQTLLIWPRLRTKKRHWRSKWVSCCLGSLVYSVWCERNYRIFEGRERPPHALLPEIKHATSTFLLHKISEHSYFADVAAALNS from the coding sequence ATGGGGACTATACCGCATGTTCAGCGTTTGCTTGATAGCTGTGTCACTCAGCATACTTTCTCCATTAGCAAAGCCTATGAGCTGTTCAGGAAAAAGTATCATATTCAACCAGTTTTCAAAGCCATTCATACTGGAACAATGATTCCCAGACATCAGATTATCACAATGCTTGCTGTCCAGGGAAAGTTGGCCACAGTGGATCAGATTATAGCCAGAGGTTTTCACTGGGTTAACAGATGCTACCTTTGCAAGGAAGCAGCTGAGGATGCACAACATCTCTTTTTTCAATGCAGCTACACAAAAGAGCTGTTACAGGAACTGAAACTTTGGGTAAAAATGAACACCCCTTGCTGTGATCTGCAGACTCTTCTCATATGGCCCAGGTTGAGAACCAAAAAGAGGCATTGGAGAAGTAAATGGGTAAGCTGCTGCTTAGGTAGCCTAGTTTACTCTGTCTGGTGTGAAAGAAACTACAGGATTTTTGAAGGAAGAGAGCGTCCTCCCCACGCACTGCTTCCTGAAATCAAGCATGCGACTAGCACTTTCCTCCTCCACAAAATCAGCGAGCACAGTTACTTTGCGGATGTAGCTGCTGCACTTAATAGCTAG